In the Diospyros lotus cultivar Yz01 chromosome 13, ASM1463336v1, whole genome shotgun sequence genome, CACTAAACAACTTCTAGCAACACCTGAATCAATAGTTGTTGTAGAACAAGCATTTAGCGTTGGTGGTAATATATTGAATGAAACTCATTCAAGTTTGTCCCCCAACTCCCTTGAAGCACAAACTTGTTTGAATGATTGGGTCAAAGCAAAATTAAGGGAGCAAGAGATCAAGAAAAGTGAGGAAGATGAATTCTTTGACACAACCGATGGTACAACCACTGGAAATATGGATGGTGGCAACGATTGAACCATGAAGGAATTGACTAAGGGGGTACACAATTAAATTAAGGGAAGTGAATTACGTGAGTTTTGATTTCTCTAAACCCTAAGAAGATACATAGgcaatttaattctaaaaaattaagttcaagcccttatttttttttttattacaatataAAGAATTGGATAATTTTTCTAATATCTAATTCGTGGGTCATCTGGACATTCCAACATTGTGCTATTGTCTTAAATTACCTTCAATTTAATGCACTATCATGATGTTGTGGGTATGAGATGATCTAAGAGTTGAAAGTTGGGAGAAAAAtccaattcattaaaaaattttaaaaacccctaaaacaatttaattttataattttatatccTTATTAAACAACTATataatataagtaaaaaaatagttatttttaattttagtagtaTTTTTGAAGGCcaataattattatgaattttctattattttgaatttaagtttttttaaaaaattaaatttaaaaaaatctaaatagaaACCTGAACCAAAACTGGCGGTTCCAAAGTTGAAACCGAAACCAGGAATCAAAACCGCTCCCTAAGGCTTAGGTTCCTGTTCATGACTTTTGAAACCATCGAACCAACGGTCCAATTCTAGTTCAAGGCCGATTTTGAACTGTGATCGGGACTGCCTAGTTGTTACAACTACATGGAGTTAGATCTTACTTTGCTAACAAGAAGGGGAATCTATAGTGCACGACACTCCCCATCTTGCGAGGATTGTCACAACTCAAGTGAACCCTAAGAAAAGAGTAGTTAGTTTAGGTTTAGTGTAGAATTTGGGGTTTGCCACAATGATTTATtaccccctccctccctccaggaaccaaaaatttgaaattctgaATAACTCAAATCCAAGCATGAAGACCATAGTATTGGCATACCTAAGGCAACCAATTCGATGTCCATAAAGTCCCATGATTTTTGTGAATGATTGAGCACAACCTAGTAAATGTCCATCTTCTTGaaatatccggatggctttggCATCCCTATCAAGATCCCCACTAGCAAGACCTTGATAAGCCATATCAAAGAAAGGGAAATGGTTCTTCACCTGATTGGATCAAACCCAGAATTAGAATTCTAGCAATTCAATAAATGTGAAAGACAAAAAAACTATGCTACAATTCACCTTGAACTGATATGAGATTTCTCTCCATTGTTCCTCAGTAGGGTCAACTCCAGTTGGGTTGTGAGCACAAGGATGCAGTAAGAAGAACGAATGATCCGGGgcattctattaaaaataaagatacaaaAATGGGACCAAAACATCAATGGCGGTTTATTGTTGAACCATATCTGCTTTTTTTGACAAGAAATAATAGTGGTTTATAGCTTTCCAGAATGGCCACAACGAAAGCATCAACCTAGCTgcaactttatttatttattttttcagttCAGACCCCATTGATGACTTAAGTGGGATACAGAATGCTGAGGAAGCAGGCCAGTTATccgtcattatttattttcaaagtaGGAAAACTCCTTTTTGATGAGGATACCCTCAATATGCTTGAGGAGCATAGATGTAAGACAATATGCATTTTGCTGTTTCCAACAAACAGCAGAGTGAAGTAGAATAGCAAACACTGTCCGGTAACTGTAAGAATTGCAATTCCTCTCTATCCTTGTGTATATAGTATTAATTAAACATACCCTTATATCACCAATGAGTGCTGCAAAATTTAGGCCCTTTGATTCAGGATGGTAGTAGTGGAAGGTTCTTACTGGAACTTCAGCACCTCTCCAAATGTTGTGATGGCTAAGCAATTATCACAAAATTAATGCCATTTCAGTAAGTATATATCTGCCCAAACAGTTGGGTATTATTAGATAACAAGAAGAAACTGAAAGGAGAATGCGATTTACTTGGACCAAGTAGGTACAGGCAAATAGATGTGTGATTTGGGATAAAAATGATGCTGGAACTCAGCAAAGAGACAACATGCACTGGTGCCTGAAAGAGTTGCAACTCCAGCAAACCTCCTTTCCTTCACAATATCTGCACCCTTTCCATACACCAACTGTACACTCTCTTCAACTAAGTTGGTCTTCACTGCACTTGTAAGTGCCGACTCCCTGAACGTGAATTGCCAAAATTCAAACTACttggaaagaaacaaaaataatacaagagGCCCACTATATAAATATAGTAGGATATGATAAATCAACAACACTTTACAAGTTCACACTCGGGAGATCACATGTGAAGCATATTTATGtataagctaaaaaaaaaaaaaaaaattagagggCATTTTCTTTGACATGCCACTAGAATGTTAGCTTGCTTATATCATTTAGTgtcattttcttgaaaaatgcCACCACTTCTAAATTTCTAATGGCATTTTCATCTTAAAATGACACTAAATAGGTGACAGTTAGCTATTTTTTAGTGTCATTTTTCAGAAGTGCCACATTTGTAAAATTTTAGTGTCATTCATGATAAAAATGCCACTAAATAACCCATGTCTCaatgtcatttttcttcaaatgatGCAAGTGTAAATGTTTTGtgtcattttcataaaaaatgacacTAAATTGGTGCCACCATAGCccttttttcttgtagtgacgGATTAAGCCTTATGGTGCAATACCCGGGATAAATAAATGGTGTTGAGCATGGACATTAGTTAGCCCAAAAGTACCAAAAAGATTTACTTCTGTTAACAGTAAAGGAAAATGGAAATCACATCTAAAAATGTAAATGGTCTCTTTATTAACTCAAAGCTACACAATATATATTGCCCAATCAACATTTGAGGCAAATTTATACGATAAAGTCTTGTCAAACCACCAAATTTCGATTGCAACTGAAACTGCCACAAACAGACTAGCAAAAGCAAATGACTGAATGAATGTCGATCCTCATCAAAATATGGATAAAAAATATACTTGGCATGAATGGATGTTGATCCTTTCTGGTATGTTATACAAAATAAGGAGACAAGTGATTCACAGCCAAATTCCCCCCAAAGAACAGAGAAATCTAGGAATCCACCTCGAATGAAAAGGAAAGTCAAGAAATTCTAGGGAAAACCCAAGAAGGAAAAGTAACTGACCGGAATTGGGCATCGGCAATCCTGGCCTCAGCATCTCGAACGCATTGAAAAACAAGAGGCCTGCCCTCATCATCACGGAAGCTGTAGGGTCCCTACGAGCCCACAATTATGGCCATGGGGTACAAATGCCATTAGCATACATGTATCTATATATGcccaaaaagaaaacaacaacaTTTGATCAAAACACGGATGCGGCTGTAGCGTAAACAGTAATAAGAATACCACGCCAAGGTTGATCTTTGTGGGATGAGTGTCAGCAAGGAAAGCTTCTGTAACAGCCAAGATGGGATCTTTATTAGCTGCTGGGATTGACATCCTTCTTGTTCTTATTCTTCTACTGCTTATCAGATACCTCTTCCATTTCCACATGGTAGGGGTGATGGTGTTTAGGGATTTCGCACTCTTGCTCGCTTATGCTGAGCTCAGAAGATCCAGCGGTGCGAGTTAAtttatgatgatgaagaagaagaagaagaagaagaagaaagaaggggAGAGAGCCTAGAAAACTGGGGCGGAATTCACCGTCTTCCATGGGGTTGCTTTTCTCCTGTTTGCCCCAGTTTCCGGTGTGCTGCTGCCGCTCTTGGTAGAAAAAGGCTTTCAAACCAAGGCTTTTGGGTCCTCTCCAATGGGCGTTgaaattattgattaattaaactATGGGTATGTTTGCCGAGTATAtgcaattattttaatttgcaaataaattataacttaatattaaatatttttttatattttttattgttacgCCTAACAAAAAAAGTCCTTAGCACCAccatataaaaaattagttgaagtAGGCCAAAGAAACCAAAAGTAGGTAAAATTGGGCAAAGGGCCCGAAGAAAAGGCCCTTTGGGCCAAGTCGCAAGGCAGTCGAGTAAAGGTTACTCAGGTACCCTCAAGTGAGGGTCACTGAGGTGTATGCTCGAGTGGGGTTACTCAACCCCTTCCCCCCGGCAAAAACTTGACTAGGCCACCACATGGCCAAGAAACGACTATGCTCCACATGCTCGAGCACACACAAGTCACAAGGGGGTCGAGTAAGGGTCACTAGAGGGTATGCTTGAGTGAGGTCATTTGCCTCACCttgctccccccccccccctccccccccaacTGACAAGCACTCAGCCAGGACATGGGTTGCACTTGCAGCCATGCCTTCGTGAGACCATCCTTGCCTACCTCAAGCCACACTCTTGACCATGCCTCCATGCAACCATAGATGGTCATTCGATCATGTCGTGCCCTCACAACCCGAGAGACTTTCTCTCAAGCCTATAGtcgagtgagggtcactcggtcataggCACCCATTGCCTAAGCCATGTGCCTAAGTGTGCAAGCCACCCAAGCTATGTACCATTTGGAAGACACCCAAGTAACCCCCTGAGAACCTCTCTTGTGGAATCATCGAAAGACTATCCAGGGGATCCACGAGTTCTTCATCTCCTTTGACAATACCCAAAAGACCCTCGTGGGCTACCTAACCCCGGGAGCCTTTTTCTCGGGAGACTACAAGCCCCATGACACCCAGTCAAAACTGTCTCCGAGATGCCCACCAAAATAGTGGGTCATGTGCCACATGTCGACCTTCcccatcactataaatagggtgGTCATCCCCCATATTTAGGTATGTCAACTCTCATATTCAAACTTCTTCATTACGCTCGAGTAATGCTTATTTTCTAGAGGTTAATTTAGACATCGGAGGGTCTGCATGGGGACACTCACCCATACCCCTAatcaattttctctctcaacTAGTCTCTCATTGCCAGAGGGTCATCCATCATCTGGAAAGGTTATCCTTTACTCGGGAGATCACTCATGTGCCACCTTGAGACTATctctcatataaaaaattcattattatagtCAGGCAACAACAATTGTCGCTGTTTGTGGAAACCAACAAAAAGCCAAGGACCACTTACTCATGATGGCACAAACCAAAAGTAACTGAAAGACCCTATCTCATGGTAGTAATTCACCCTGACGAGAACCTTCTCTCGTGTAGAAACTCATCATTAACCTTTCTGTGAGGGTCAACCATCCATCACACATCAACATCCACGTGAAGGTCATCCATACCTCACCCATTAGTATCCACGTGAGGGTCAGTCATCCCTCACCCATCAACCTTCCCATGAGAGTCAGCCACACTTGGCATCCTTATCCACTGGAGATTCAATTCCAAGTTCCGCACTTTAGCACTTCACATGCCCCACATGGGAATTATCCTTCTAGTTGATGAGGAACTCTGTTATTAATGTACCAAAGCAAGAGTTTAAgcgaattttaaaaaaaaattcaaaaaattaataaaagggtAGCGAAAACATAAACCAACAAtgaccttgcaagactcgtttTCAATGTCTATATGCTAATCAAAACTAAATCGTGCCATAGGGGGTTAGTAGGTATACTTTTCAACACTTAAAAGTCGATGTAAAGGATGAAATCCTCCTAGTAGCAACAACTCCTTGCTTTAAAAATAGCTCCTGAAACTTCTTCGGTTAGATCAAATCGTCTCCCGAAATTACGAGGGGCTTATTGAGTCCATGCTCTAACAAGATGGTGAATCCCAACACTTTCTCTTTGTGCTAGAcagagagagtaagagagattAAGGTTGGGAAATGGAAATGGGTTTCAAATCAAAGGGGCTTCTCAAACTTGATAGTCTCATTATCAAGAATAATAAGCTACAATAGCTATGAGGATGTAAGAGGAGCAATGGCGGTTTAAAGCAGTTAGAGaatgaaaaactagtcgttggaaACTGTCAGAGATACAAACTGTTGATAGATGCCTTTGCACATATACTGACTGCCGACATATGCTTTTCAAATTGTCAACAGTTTCAAGGCATTCTAAAACATGCTTTCTAATTGTCGACAGAATCCTAGAAGACTGTCGATAGTTTTATGTATTTTTCCAATGTTTGTTGACAGATGATCTTGAATGCACtcaaaaatgatttcttttgatttaaaagatattttgctagaaattcattttgaatcaataaaaaacataatattcaaaaattccgtaagaaatttatcacaagatattttggcattgaatttaattttcattcaacaatttttcatcaaatagaaatataatgTTTCAATTGTCATCAAGATTTAATTGtgtgatgaaattaattttgatgcttaataaattatataaaagaaatttaaagcaCCAAGTGAATGCAAATTAATAAAGTAATTCCATCATAAAATACAAttgaattttatcattaaaataatgtcaaagacaaaaacatcaatttataaAGAGCATGCATGGTTTTTTGCCTTTAAAAatgttttgcttcatttatccaatggttcaaaaccaatttgtaaaaatcatttaggagattcttcaCAATACATATTTGAGTAAATCTCTAtatatgaaattcatttggttttcattttcaaaaaggTGTgcgaaattgatttttgtttaaaaaccTAAAAACCATATATTTGACTtaaagatataaataatttgtttttcatcatcaaaaccaacacaagagtaaaatatcatcaaaatggTCTGCAGTTTTCCAACGCTGTCGACTATTTTGGCCTCTTTAtccaaaacttctaaaaattacaTCTAGGCccactattaactcttaatagcactttcattatctcataatgacactaaggcccccgttaactcttaatggcataCACGTCAATCAACTTTTGATGATTgctcattattaatttgatcaacGAACCcgatccattaactcttaacagtaagcatcattaactcttaatgacgatTTCAGCCTTAATCTtttagtcaaccatcacaccTAGATATGCATTTGACATTCTaagttcactactaagtagcaatcaggacacgATAAACTCTTTGACGTTGACCAAACATTTTAATCTACAATGAGGATCTTTCTATCTTCCCAATGTACCCTGAAAGACCTTGAGTGACAACTACCATTATGTCAGggcgatcctaccagtaatgaagtcctAATTTAGAATATAACCTATTTGGACTTTCGATTCCTGTGTATTATAATCCCTCTATCAATTATCATCCCAATCGAGTGaaagtcatggactgatcaaactcactaactcgatgatTATACCAAAAttagtgtggtgagattgagatgacacatcagaacTCTTTTCGACATTGGAatac is a window encoding:
- the LOC127788897 gene encoding aspartate aminotransferase, mitochondrial-like isoform X1; protein product: MWKWKRYLISSRRIRTRRMSIPAANKDPILAVTEAFLADTHPTKINLGVGPYSFRDDEGRPLVFQCVRDAEARIADAQFRESALTSAVKTNLVEESVQLVYGKGADIVKERRFAGVATLSGTSACCLFAEFQHHFYPKSHIYLPVPTWSNHHNIWRGAEVPVRTFHYYHPESKGLNFAALIGDIRNAPDHSFFLLHPCAHNPTGVDPTEEQWREISYQFKVKNHFPFFDMAYQGLASGDLDRDAKAIRIFQEDGHLLGCAQSFTKIMGLYGHRIGCLSILSSDENQAIATRSQLQQIARGMFGSPPIHGSLLVSTILGDPQLKALWAKEVKVRSHVFNISAHFYSVLFLCYVRKAMAGRVMRRRATMRQSLEKLDSRCNWEHITNQVGMFCFTGLSPQQVDRLAREFHIYLTPEGRMSMAGVTKSNVDYLANAMHEVTRFGQEDSLQKQQYYSL
- the LOC127788897 gene encoding aspartate aminotransferase, mitochondrial-like isoform X2, which translates into the protein MWKWKRYLISSRRIRTRRMSIPAANKDPILAVTEAFLADTHPTKINLGVGPYSFRDDEGRPLVFQCVRDAEARIADAQFRESALTSAVKTNLVEESVQLVYGKGADIVKERRFAGVATLSGTSACCLFAEFQHHFYPKSHIYLPVPTWSNHHNIWRGAEVPVRTFHYYHPESKGLNFAALIGDIRNAPDHSFFLLHPCAHNPTGVDPTEEQWREISYQFKVKNHFPFFDMAYQGLASGDLDRDAKAIRIFQEDGHLLGCAQSFTKIMGLYGHRIGCLSILSSDENQAIATRSQLQQIARGMFGSPPIHGSLLVSTILGDPQLKALWAKEVKAMAGRVMRRRATMRQSLEKLDSRCNWEHITNQVGMFCFTGLSPQQVDRLAREFHIYLTPEGRMSMAGVTKSNVDYLANAMHEVTRFGQEDSLQKQQYYSL